A window of Fragaria vesca subsp. vesca linkage group LG7, FraVesHawaii_1.0, whole genome shotgun sequence contains these coding sequences:
- the LOC101295374 gene encoding TOM1-like protein 2-like, which yields MSDNLMEKVSAFGERLKIEGSEVGRKMSASLSSVSFKVKELFQGPNQGDKIVEEATSEALDEPDWALNLEICDMINTERVNSVELIRGIKKRIMLKNPRVQYLSLVLLETVVKNCEKAFSEIAAERVLDEMVKLIDDPQTVVNNRNKALVLIEAWGESTGELRYLPVYEETYKSLRSRGIRFPGRDNESLAPIFTPPRSVSASELDASLSQQIPVDIPVQSFTPEQSKEAFDVAKNSIELLSTVLSSSPQQDALQDDLTTTLVYQCRQSQATVQRIIESAGENEALLFEALNVNDEIHKALSKYEEMTKPSVAHQQPEPAMIPVAVEPDESPIHGKEDSLIRKPAASRGAHGGINDDMMDDLDEMIFGKKGGSSTEGGQDPKKQQPPSKDDLISF from the exons ATGAGTGATAATTTGATGGAGAAAGTAAGTGCTTTTGGTGAACGCCTCAAGATTGAAGGTAGTGAAGTAGGTCGGAAGATGAGTGCCAGCTTGAGCTCAGTGAGCTTCAAGGTGAAGGAGCTTTTCCAAGGTCCAAACCAAGGAGATAAGATCGTTGAAGAGGCCACCTCAGAGGCACTTGATGAACCTGACTGGGCGTTGAATCTTGAGATTTGTGACATGATCAATACTGAAAGAGTTAACAGTGTTGAATTGATCCGTGGAATTAAAAAGCGGATTATGTTGAAGAATCCCAGGGTTCAGTATCTCTCTTTGGTACTGCTTGAAACAGTTGTTAAAAATTGTGAGAAGGCTTTCTCAGAGATAGCAGCTGAGAGAGTTCTTGATGAGATGGTGAAACTGATTGATGACCCTCAGACTGTTGTTAATAATCGCAACAAGGCTTTGGTGCTAATTGAAGCATGGGGCGAATCAACTGGGGAGCTCCGCTATCTGCCTGTTTATGAGGAAACATACAAG AGTTTAAGATCAAGGGGTATTCGGTTCCCTGGTCGTGACAATGAGAGTTTGGCACCTATTTTCACTCCCCCTCGTTCAGTTTCAGCTTCAGAGTTAGATGCTAGTCTCTCGCAGCAGATTCCAGTTGATATTCCAGTGCAAAGCTTTACCCCTGAACAATCAAAGGAAGCATTTGACGTTGCAAAAAACAGTATTGAGCTTCTTAGTACTGTTCTTTCTTCCTCACCCCAACAAGATGCTCTACAG GATGACCTGACAACCACACTAGTGTACCAATGCCGTCAGTCTCAAGCAACTGTGCAGAGAATTATAGAGTCAGCTGGAGAGAATGAGGCCCTACTGTTTGAAGCGTTAAACGTGAATGATGAGATCCATAAAGCTCTATCTAAGTATGAAGAAATGACAAAGCCTTCTGTTGCTCACCAGCAGCCAGAACCTGCAATGATACCTGTTGCTGTGGAGCCTGACGAATCACCCATTCACGGCAAAGAGGATTCCTTGATCAGAAAACCAGCCGCCTCTCGAGGTGCCCATGGAGGGATCAACGACGACATGATGGATGATCTGGATGAGATGATATTTGGCAAGAAAGGCGGGAGTTCAACGGAAGGAGGCCAAGATCCAAAGAAACAGCAGCCACCGTCAAAGGATGACCTGATCAGCTTCTGA
- the LOC101295662 gene encoding probable glucuronoxylan glucuronosyltransferase IRX7-like produces the protein MRKQMARPKSPVLVLTLVLAGLSLLFFILLSFRSSSDGFSSDGPLHPNPIYKPETSFVASLERFLLAPHNSQTTTHQDPEHVDDERLYSDPYYPLSMPLRVYVYDMPSKFTYDLLRLFITSYKDTSNLTSNGSPVHRLIEQHSIDYWLWADLIAPESERLLKSVVRVRRQEEADLFYIPFFTTISFFLMEKQQCKSLYREALKWITDQPAWNRSGGRDHIIPVHHPWSFKSVRRSVKNAIWLLPDMDSTGNWYKPGQVYLEKDLILPYVANVDLCDARCVSETQSKRTTLLFFRGRLKRNAGGKIRAKLVAELSGAEGVSIEEGTAGEGGKAAAQTGMRKSTFCLNPAGDTPSSARLFDAIVSGCIPVIVSDELELPFEGILDYRKIALFVSSSDAVQPGWLLTYLRNISPAQIEKMRQNLVKYSRHFIYSSPAQPLGPEDLVWRMMAGKLVNIKLHTRRSQRVVKESRSICTCDCRRPNSTTSGHLL, from the exons ATGAGAAAGCAAATGGCAAGACCCAAATCCCCAGTTCTAGTATTGACCCTCGTTTTGGCGGGTCTCTCCCTCCTCTTCTTCATCCTCCTCTCTTTCCGCAGCAGCAGCGACGGATTCTCCTCCGATGGGCCCCTCCACCCGAACCCGATTTACAAACCCGAAACCTCCTTCGTCGCTTCCCTGGAGCGCTTCCTCCTCGCTCCTCACAACTCCCAAACGACGACGCACCAAGATCCTGAACACGTCGACGACGAGCGACTCTATTCAGATCCGTACTACCCACTCAGCATGCCTCTTCGGGTTTACGTCTACGACATGCCGTCCAAGTTCACCTACGATCTCCTCCGCCTCTTCATCACCTCCTACAAGGACACCTCCAATCTCACCTCTAACGGAAGCCCCGTCCACCGCCTCATCGAGCAG CATTCCATTGACTACTGGCTGTGGGCGGATTTGATAGCGCCGGAGTCGGAGAGGCTGCTGAAAAGCGTGGTGAGAGTGCGTCGGCAGGAGGAGGCGGACCTGTTCTACATCCCCTTCTTCACCACCATCAGCTTCTTCTTGATGGAGAAGCAGCAATGCAAATCGCTTTACAGG GAAGCTCTCAAGTGGATCACTGATCAGCCTGCGTGGAACCGGTCCGGAGGAAGGGATCATATCATTCCAGTTCATCATCCTTGGTCATTTAAGTCTGTTCGCCGATCGGTTAAGAATGCTATTTGGCTGCTTCCTGATATGGACTCTACGGGAAACTG GTACAAGCCAGGACAAGTTTATCTCGAGAAAGACCTCATTCTTCCTTATGTTGCCAATGTTGATTTATGCGATGCCAGATGTGTATCTGAGACTCAATCCAAGAGAACTACTCTGCTCTTTTTCCGTGGGCGGCTTAAAAGAAATGCT GGAGGGAAGATACGTGCAAAACTTGTAGCAGAACTTAGTGGGGCTGAGGGTGTATCTATAGAGGAGGGGACAGCCGGAGAAGGAGGAAAGGCAGCAGCTCAGACTGGAATGCGCAA GTCTACCTTTTGCTTAAACCCAGCTGGTGATACTCCATCGTCCGCTAGATTATTTGATGCCATTGTTAGTGGTTGCATACCGGTCATAGTTAGTGATGAGTTGGAACTTCCTTTTGAAGGAATACTGGATTATAGAAAG ATTGCTTTATTTGTTTCTTCCAGTGATGCTGTTCAACCAGGTTGGCTTTTAACATATCTTAGAAATATAAGCCCTGCTCAAATTGAAAAAATGCGCCAGAATCTTGTTAAG TACTCGAGGCATTTCATATATTCAAGTCCTGCTCAACCTTTGGGTCCAGAAGACTTGGTTTGGAGAATG ATGGCTGGTAAGTTGGTGAACATCAAGCTTCACACTAGGAGATCTCAGCGTGTTGTGAAAGAGTCGAGAAGCATCTGCACTTGTGATTGCAGACGCCCCAACTCCACCACCTCAGGTCACTTGTTGTAA